A genomic region of Anaerolineae bacterium contains the following coding sequences:
- a CDS encoding DUF488 domain-containing protein: MADSLRVWTIGHSDRSLPELIQLLRAHSISLVVDVRSQPYSQWAPQFNREALARGLEAADIAYRYLGDELGGRVAEGRADLELWLRLGEAKVTAMERCALWATNRSDARTDAAIPIPRPLRVPPVNRDMGRPPHDFWELRGKDSGLAVEARLILWGAHSHGVATRLAM; the protein is encoded by the coding sequence TTGGCTGACTCCCTGCGCGTGTGGACGATAGGCCACAGCGACCGCTCGCTGCCGGAGCTGATCCAGCTGCTGCGGGCGCACTCGATCTCGCTGGTGGTGGACGTGCGCAGCCAGCCCTACAGCCAGTGGGCGCCGCAGTTCAACCGGGAGGCCCTGGCGCGCGGGCTGGAGGCTGCGGACATCGCCTACCGGTACCTGGGGGACGAGCTCGGGGGGCGTGTCGCCGAGGGCAGAGCAGATCTGGAGCTGTGGCTGAGACTGGGTGAGGCTAAGGTAACCGCCATGGAACGGTGCGCTCTGTGGGCCACCAACCGGTCCGACGCCAGGACGGACGCCGCGATTCCCATACCGCGGCCACTGAGGGTCCCGCCTGTCAACCGCGACATGGGTCGGCCACCACATGACTTCTGGGAGCTGCGGGGGAAGGACTCTGGGCTCGCGGTGGAGGCCAGACTGATCCTATGGGGAGCCCATAGTCACGGTGTTGCCACGCGCTTAGCGATGTGA
- a CDS encoding PIN domain-containing protein: MDWLEPLRGDVVGLDTSVFIYFIQRHPDYMGVVRPFFAALDRHELDAVTSVVSLIEVLVQPLRHGDQRLASEYRDILLHADGLTTLPVTSSTAEMAARLRAEWGIRTPDAIQMATALQGGATHFLTNDHRLPRTTGLSLLILDELRPVQ; the protein is encoded by the coding sequence GTGGACTGGCTAGAGCCATTGCGGGGCGACGTGGTCGGGCTCGATACCTCTGTGTTCATCTACTTCATACAGAGACACCCCGACTACATGGGTGTGGTGCGCCCCTTCTTTGCCGCTCTCGACCGCCACGAGCTCGATGCCGTCACCTCAGTCGTGAGCTTGATCGAGGTGCTGGTTCAGCCGCTGCGCCACGGGGACCAGCGCCTCGCGAGCGAGTACCGCGACATCCTTCTCCACGCCGACGGCCTCACCACCCTACCGGTGACAAGCTCCACGGCGGAGATGGCTGCTCGCTTGCGCGCCGAATGGGGCATAAGGACGCCAGATGCCATTCAGATGGCAACAGCGCTCCAGGGCGGAGCGACTCACTTCCTCACCAACGATCATAGGCTGCCAAGGACCACCGGGCTGTCGCTACTGATACTGGACGAGCTAAGACCGGTGCAGTAG
- a CDS encoding DUF488 domain-containing protein, with protein sequence MANDAVLYTIGYQGRTATGLVGVLLEARVNLVVDIRSNPRSRKPGFSENALNSLLQANGIRYIHMQGLGVPKPLRSQLRADSNYPAFFAAYRRSLASHEQELLEVLRLARVNSCSLLCYECEPTKCHRSILARAIQQADGNGMQIRHL encoded by the coding sequence ATGGCAAACGATGCAGTGCTCTACACAATCGGCTACCAAGGCAGAACAGCCACTGGCCTTGTTGGTGTGCTGCTGGAGGCTCGAGTGAATCTGGTCGTTGACATCCGAAGTAACCCTCGCAGCCGCAAGCCTGGATTCTCAGAGAACGCGCTTAACAGCCTTCTGCAAGCCAACGGAATCAGGTATATCCATATGCAAGGCCTGGGCGTTCCCAAGCCTCTCCGTAGCCAGCTAAGAGCTGACAGCAACTACCCAGCATTCTTCGCCGCCTATCGGCGTTCGCTGGCGTCTCATGAGCAGGAGCTCCTTGAGGTTCTGCGGCTGGCCAGGGTGAACTCGTGTTCGCTCCTATGCTATGAATGCGAGCCGACAAAGTGTCACCGGTCCATCCTTGCCAGAGCGATTCAGCAAGCCGATGGAAACGGCATGCAAATCAGGCACCTATAG
- a CDS encoding HIT family protein: MPSTTYRAECVFCRIIAGEAPASVVYRDDRTLAFMDINPITRGHTLVVPVEHWENLYDLPDEDSSALMLVGAKVARAAKRALSASGVNLWMANERPAGQVVMHAHLHVIPRYPGDGFRIQALGRARGDRSYLDEVAAGLREALERMQDG, from the coding sequence ATGCCATCCACCACCTATCGAGCCGAATGTGTGTTCTGCCGCATCATCGCTGGCGAGGCACCGGCTAGCGTCGTCTACCGAGACGATCGGACCCTGGCCTTCATGGATATCAACCCCATCACCCGCGGTCATACCCTGGTGGTCCCCGTCGAGCACTGGGAGAACCTGTACGACCTGCCCGACGAGGACAGCTCGGCCCTCATGCTGGTCGGAGCCAAGGTGGCCAGGGCGGCCAAGCGCGCCCTCTCCGCCTCCGGCGTCAATCTCTGGATGGCGAACGAGCGGCCGGCCGGCCAGGTGGTCATGCACGCCCACCTACACGTCATTCCTCGCTACCCCGGCGACGGCTTCCGCATCCAGGCCCTGGGCCGGGCCCGAGGCGATCGCAGCTACCTGGATGAAGTAGCCGCTGGCCTCCGGGAGGCACTGGAGAGAATGCAGGATGGGTGA
- the rhaI gene encoding L-rhamnose isomerase: MHHWQKAYEVLAEQLVTQGVDVESVKAALKAQRIETPSWGYGDSGTRFKVFAQAGAARTPFEKVADAAQVHRFTGVCPTVALHIPWDMVDDFGELKSYAENLGMRLGAINPNLFQEDEYKLGSLAHPDEAVRQKAVEHVLECTRIAQEVESGIISLWLADGTNYPGQDSIRGRKRRLEASLVEIYQSLPARQRLLIEYKFYEPAFYLTDIPDWGTAYALSLRLGQRAQVLVDLGHHPLGTNVEQIVAFLLDEGKLGGFHFNARKYGDDDLTTGSINPYELFLIYSELVDAERDPAVDMDVAYMIDQSHNVKPKIEAMIQSVVQIQEAYAKALLVDREALAEHQQAGNIVAAEETLRAAYDTDVRPLLAQVRVEMGLEPDPLAAYRASGYQERIAKERGTAGGGSGYQGA; the protein is encoded by the coding sequence ATGCACCATTGGCAGAAGGCATACGAGGTACTGGCTGAGCAACTGGTGACGCAGGGGGTGGACGTCGAGTCCGTCAAGGCTGCGCTCAAGGCCCAACGGATCGAGACGCCCTCCTGGGGCTACGGGGACTCGGGCACCCGCTTCAAGGTGTTCGCCCAGGCCGGGGCGGCGCGGACGCCCTTCGAGAAAGTCGCCGACGCAGCTCAGGTGCACCGATTCACCGGCGTTTGCCCTACGGTGGCCTTGCACATCCCCTGGGATATGGTGGACGACTTCGGAGAGCTGAAAAGCTACGCCGAGAACCTGGGGATGAGGCTGGGCGCCATCAATCCCAACCTCTTCCAGGAGGACGAGTACAAGCTGGGCAGCCTAGCCCACCCGGACGAAGCCGTGCGCCAGAAGGCAGTCGAGCACGTGCTCGAGTGCACGCGGATCGCGCAAGAGGTCGAGTCCGGCATCATAAGCTTGTGGTTGGCGGACGGCACCAACTACCCGGGCCAGGACAGCATCCGGGGGCGGAAGAGGCGGCTGGAAGCGTCTCTGGTGGAGATCTATCAGAGCCTGCCCGCCCGGCAGCGGCTGCTGATCGAGTACAAGTTCTACGAGCCTGCCTTCTACCTCACCGACATCCCCGACTGGGGCACCGCCTACGCGCTCTCGCTCAGGTTGGGCCAGCGAGCCCAGGTGCTGGTGGACCTGGGGCACCACCCGCTGGGCACCAACGTAGAGCAGATCGTGGCCTTCCTTCTGGACGAGGGCAAACTGGGAGGGTTCCACTTCAATGCCCGCAAGTACGGCGACGATGACCTCACCACCGGGTCCATCAATCCCTACGAGCTGTTCCTCATCTACAGCGAGCTGGTCGACGCCGAGCGCGATCCTGCCGTGGACATGGATGTGGCCTACATGATCGACCAGTCCCACAACGTCAAGCCCAAGATCGAGGCCATGATCCAGTCGGTGGTGCAGATCCAGGAGGCCTACGCCAAGGCGCTGCTGGTGGATAGGGAAGCGCTGGCGGAGCACCAGCAGGCGGGCAACATCGTGGCCGCGGAGGAGACGCTGCGGGCGGCCTATGACACGGACGTACGCCCACTTCTGGCACAGGTGAGGGTGGAAATGGGGCTGGAACCCGATCCGCTGGCGGCGTACCGGGCGAGCGGCTACCAGGAGCGCATCGCCAAGGAGCGCGGGACGGCGGGGGGCGGATCAGGGTACCAGGGGGCGTAG